TCAACAGACTGATGCCACCTGGCATACACTTGGCGCCAAACCAAAAAGGCACAGAACGAGAAAAATTAATGATAATATCAGTGGGGTATACGCTGCATCACCAGGcatacagctcagaaacaaatatcaaccaTTGTCTGAGTTGGCTGTAAACGAGCCAGTATACAATGCAGTCAATAAGAAACgggacataaagaataaaacagagagggagacgaaGACGAAACATcaggcacacagaggcagagaatctGTGTCAGAAGTGAAGGACAAAGATATCTTGCTGCTTGGAGACGGCGCTATCAGTGATGTCAAGAATGAAAGAATGCTCACATGCAGCTATCAGAGTGCCACGGTCACTGATATAACAGGACTTCTCCCTCAGGTTATGTCAAACCACCCAGGAGTCAAACAGATCAttctgcatgtgggtgcagtTGACACCAACAGGGGCGAATCAGAACTGTTGAAAAAACATTTCTCTAAACTTTTAGAGATACTCAACAAACTGGAAGTCCAATCATTTATCAGTGGGCCGCTCCCAAACATTGATAGAAGGATAAATAAATTCAGTCGCCTGCTTGCACTGAATACTTGGCTGTCTAAGACctgtgagacacatgcagtgaCCTTCATCGATAACTTCAACCTGTTCTGGGAACGTGATGACCTGTTCAAAGGAAGAGGCCCTCATCTGAATGGACGTGGACTGAGGCGGCTAACCGATAATCTTCTCCACTCTGTGAGACACCAAAACGCCTCCGACCCCCTCTGGGCCCGACCTAAGGCTCCACTGCAAAGTgaacaccagctgcagggggaCAACAGCAGGACCGCTTCACTGGATCtccccacctcacctcctccactacaGCCCTGCACCCCCTCAGCTGCATCCTCTTCCAACTCCTCAATATCCATCCCCCCCCCCTGCTTCACCTCTTGGGTTTCCAAGTCACATGGAGAGTTTGGTGAAGTCTGGGATCAAAAtggtccccctcacccccaATCTAGCCAGATCAAGAGTCCTATCCTCAACACTGCAACATCCAGCAGCATCCCCCCAGACACCTCCCTCAAGGCCCCCAAGATGCAGTATCTCCCCTCCGTCCTCCCCCCAGATTATGCAGCTCAGGTCAACCcaacccacccctccctcttccactccCCTAAGCACACCATCTAAGCCTCCCCGGCCACCATCCAGACCACTGGCCACTAAGGCCTTTAACAGCACCAAGATTACAATCAGGGACTAGGACACCCAgggcttctgctgtttgaggacttgTACCCATAATAATCCCACTACCAACCTGAGGCCCAGGGAGAGAACACTCTCCCACAGCGCAGATTCATCAATTCATGTTTTaataagtaaaaggaaaagaaagccccatcatccaagaaatgtactatcaaatttaaaatctattcaatgtcagccacagtctgtccctGAACATAGACAGGACACaggttttaatacattaaatttagCTCTCTTAAATGTTAGGTCTTTGTCAGGCAAATCattcttaattaatgattttattcaaaagcaccatctggattttatgtttttaactgaaacttggttggggcaagacaatagtgcagcagttcttattgagtctactcctcctaactttggtttcatgagtgaagcaagattgcacaagaaaggaggaggagttgccattttgtttaatgactgcctccagtgcaaaaaggtatcctatggaaagtttgactcttttgaatatgttgctcttcagctaaaatcctcctgtcaagcaacctttgcagttatttacaaaacccCGAAATACAATGCAAGGTTCTTTGATGAGTTTGCcaaactattgtctattatgtgcattgactttgattgtgttgtcttcgtgggtgactttaacattcatgttgataatcctaATGATGGAAGTGCCAAAGAACTCTTTAACATCCTGGATAGCTTTGGGCTttcacagcatgtaacagactcaacacataacaagggacatatactggatctagttatttccaaaggtctgaacatctctgaggttgtggtgaccgatgttgctctttctgatcattactgtgttgCGTTTAAAATGACCAACCCTGCTAATCCCAACAAGGTAGAAGGAAAGGTGATCAGAAAGCGTCACATTAAtgataacacctgtgcactgttcacacaggcttttgtaccatcaccaaccctgcccacagctccagttgatgaccttgtaaacagtttcagttccaaagttatgactgttattgattcaattgccccaatcagaacgaaagttctgtcaggaaggaaaaagtcaccttagagaaatgccacactggttaaagctcaaaaaagagcctgcagacaggcagaacgcagatggagaaaaactaaactccaggttcattataacatttacaaagagagcctacagAACTATaaccaggaactgaaaaatgcaagacaatcctatttttcagagatcatcgacaggaacagcaacaatgctcgcacattgttctctgttatagacagacgtaacaaacccaggagtatcagtcccacatgaactgctgtctaaaaagtcatgcaatgactttgcatcttttttcacagataaagtgttaaaaataagacaaacagtctgtagctctagctctggcaaaaccataatgtcacttgtgcctcatcatccaccagttaagctggcaaattttaaccttctagataatacagcactgacagaaactgttaaacagttaaaacccacaacatgctcacttgacaatctgcctacacattttcttaaaaacgtttttaactgcatatcgtcagatgtgttgcagatagttaacagttctcttcagtcagggcagtttccccaagccctgaaaactgcagtaatcaaacctctgctcaaaaaatcaaatctggatgcttcagcaataaataactacaggccaatatctaaccttccttttctgggaaaggtcattgaaaaggctgtttttcaacaaatccatgcatttttggtgcaaaacaatctttttaatgaatttcagtctggatttcgagcacaccacagcactgagactgcacttattaaggtcttaaatgacatacatcagaataatgatgcatccaaagtctccgtcttagtactgctggaccttagtgctgcatttgatacagttgatcacaacatactgctcgaaaggctggagcagtgggtgggatttactggcactgtgttaaactggttcaaatcttacttacatgatagggactactttgtgtcaattggtaactatgactctgaccgaactaaaatcacatgcggggttccacaagggtccattcttggaccacttctgttcaacatctacatgctgcccctagctcagatcatagaacagcacaacatctcctaccacacctatgcagacgacacacagctttatatatcagtgtcatcacatgactacagtcccttacactcactaagtaaatgtactcaacaaatcaatgagtgaatgagccagaactttctccagctcaatgctgacaaaacagagatgattgtttttggccccaaaaatgaaagagctaagatcagtgcttaccttgactccatgtcactgaaggtcacaaaccaagccagaaatctcagtgtaatactcgactcagacctgaattttaacacccatgtaaaagccattactaagtctgcctattaccacctgaaaaacattgctaggatcaagggctttctgtccaaacaagacacagagaaacttattcatgcatttattttcagtaggctagattattgtaacggtgtcctcacaggtcttagcaaaaaatccatcaggcagctgcagctggtccaaaatgctgctgctagagttctgagtaacaccaggaaaatggaccacatcacaccggtcctcaaatcactgcactggcttcctgtgagtcaaaggatacatttcaaaactttactcctggtctacaaagcactgaatggtcttggaccaaaatacatcctggacttattggttccctatgaaccatccagacgcttgagatcatcagggacaggcctactgtgtgtacccagggtcagaaccagagtgaagcaggattcagttattctgcccctcacctgtggaacagccttcctgaacacctgaggtctgctcagacagtcacttcatttaagtcaggcctgaaaacacatttgtttactgcagcgttctcctaatcacttgactgcactcttctcatttaatcatcctgattttatttgatgtcttttatgattttattctttttatgattttaatttccttcttaatttaatgttttaaaatgtttttattctgtgatttcatcttatgtaaagcactctgaattgccttgtgtatgaatggtgctatataaataaagcttgccttgccttgtttGGAACAAcacattgcacaatgcaactgtatctcacattcaagttgtttttatgctgaaagagagagtgtacaccacaaaagtaagatgttgaaattaatgtttgctcataaataattaataaaaaaatcgatttggccacaacttaaattgataccagtatctccaaataaaatattgcgatatatcacagaatcgatttttttcttacacccctagTTAAAATGGTAATTTGGTATTTCCCCGGTGTTACATtcatgtatgtttgtttttgtattgtacTATAGGTGGTGGTAGCCACAGTGGCATTTGGTATGGGCATTGACAAGCCTGATGTCAGATTTGTCATACACCACACAATCAGCAAATCCATCGAAAACTACTACCAAGAGAGTGGGCGTGCAGGTAGACACTGTGTACTTAAGGTAGTAGTAGAATATGGAATATGGATATGGGTAATTGTATTTCCTTTTCTCTCCAGGACGAGACGACCATCCAGCAGACTGCATCGTCTACTTTGGCTTCTCTGATATCTTCAGAATCAGTACCATGGTAGTGATGGAGAATGTAGGTCAAAAGAAGCTGCTGCAGATGGTGGATTACTGCCAGAACGTCGACAggtgaacacacagtgaaagaGCCAATGGCTCAATCTGGCACAATTTGTCTTAATGTCACGTCTGCCGTGTGAAGGTGTCGGCGCTCCCTCATGGCTGTTCACTTTGACGAAGTGTGGGACGATAAAGGATGCAGTCAAATGTGCGATACCTGTCGCCATGGgcaaggtgtgtttgtgtgggtgtaatatcctttgaaaaaaaaatgcacctcaAATTCAAGCTGCTAACATCGTTTCATTTTTAGAATACGCTACTGTGGACATTAACCAGCATGCCAGGGAAGTGGTGCAGATTCTGGAGTTGGCAGCTTCCATGGATGAGAAGCTGACTCCGCTGAAGCTGGTGGAGGCATGGATGGGTAAAGGCCCCGCCAAGCACAGGAAGATGATGAAGACCACTACGCTGTCCCGGACACAGGCTGAAGCTGTGATCGTccgcctgctgctgcagggatACCTCAGGtcacttgtgtttttgtatttattatactATGTTGTTGATCGTTTTCTGCGAAATGCTGTGTTCATATGCATTATGGAAGTTATACCAGGTCTGGATATAGACGGAAAATACAACAaagattgtaaaaaaaatgcttctcCAGACTTGAAAgtcaaaaaatgtcaacacttttatttatttatgttttaatggtTCCTCAGAGAGGATTTCAGCTTCACTCCTTATACCACCTACTTCTACCTGAAGCTAGGCCCCAAAGCCCCTCTGCTGAAGAACCAGGCCCACACACTCAGCATGAAGATGAGAATGTTAACCAGTGCTGCAGGGGTATGTGTATACTATTACAATTTTGATTTTACGGGGGAATGTTACATACACTATGATCAAGGAGAGGTTTTTCAAAACTGAGTTTCAcggtcaattaaaaaaaatatgaaaataagatTAGGACACCAACAATCCAAAAAGTTTGTATGAACCACTATTCAGCAGTTTATTTTCACTACTTTTTTAATTATTACTTTTGTCAGTTTCAAGTTATTACATGTTCTCATGTGGGTAATTCTGTCCAAGTATTTGTACCTTTTAGTATTTTCTACATTTCGCATAGAAGTGACTCCAAACATCAGCGGATTTTCGCACAAGTCCTGAAAGTAGACAATGAGAACCCAACCCAAGTATTCACCCTTTTAGATGTTTTCCCTTTTGTTGGTGTGAGAGGTCATACAATTTGCAAAAATATTCAGATTTCTAGAAAGACATGTCAATTATTTAATAACAATGTAATGTCACAAGTGTTTGCATAAATCTCCACTCActatgtaagtaagtaagtaagtaagtaatatTATTCAATAGAGGTTCAGCCAGTAGGGGCTAGTTGTCTCCCAGTTAGTTTAAGAGAGATCAGCTGACTCTGGTGAATGTGTCTCAAGTGATTGTGGTATAAGACACCTGTGTCTTTATTGGTCCAGTCAGTGACTGAGTTTGCATGCAGCGATAATCTGATTTTTGGCCCGACACTGCCTAATTACTATAGCCTGATTACAGTCATAGACGTGTGGAGTATTATTACAGCAGGTAGGCTTAATCACACTGTAGCATTTTCACAGCATTTTTCAGTTCCCAGCAGCTTTGATTTGTTGATTGAGCCTCACAATATGTGGCAATTTTCACTTCAGTCTGCTTCTAAAatcttacattttttaaaaattttttaaaaaaaattgtacTGCTCTCAATGCAATGACAAATacattatattttgttttattttgttaactaGAGCAGGACTGCTCCAGGTACTTTGTGTGACTCTCTCTCCACTAACTCAATCAAAAGTATTTAACTGTTAATAAATCTGCTCAAACTCTTAGCAGCAATCAATCAGGAGATGTAAAGTTATTAGTTATTAAATATCTACACAAAGTTATTAATGCTCATGTTGATGTTAACGTGCTGCATACAGATGCTGAATAATATAACTGCTCGTGCAATGTGTTCATTTTACTTCTTTGACTGTGAGGGTAAAAATTTGCTCTGTAATCCAGATGATAATGGTCAAATATTCTGCGAATGTGCTGCTGAAGCAgcaacagaggagaggaaggagaggcgGTGCACAACCTCTGCATGCGCACAGCTcgcatgcatttttaaaaaaaatatatgtccTCAAATCTACCTGGCTGCTAAAGGGAGAAAATTATCAATAGTGTATGAGCAACTCACAGACAAATGTCTGATTTATTCAGCCTTTTTCACACATGAAGTATAGTTTTAGCTTTTTAGTCATGTAATGTAAAATCTGTATCGTTTTAGTTTTTTCCTGCGTTTGCGTATACTTTTTTTCATATTCCTTCCGAACCTGTGTGCTCTCTTTGTAAAGTGTTTCTAACCagtttcctcttcttcctgtgtgtttcacttttaaatgttttcatacatttttctAAATGTCTCAAAATATCCATGCAGGTAAGTGTGAAATGAATGAATCCACAGTTGTGATTTTTATGATTATGTCAAGGAATAATCTCCCTCactaccacacagctgctcattTATCATTAGTACTCTAACTTGATTAATTATAGATTGTAGTAAATGTAGATTTCACTGCTGTATGCACATAAAAAGGATATTGGTGCAATTAACACTGTTAATTAGCCCCAAGATCTTTAGTAATGGTGTGATGTGGTATAATTACGTACATTTGTGATATAAATGTTCATTCAAATCTGTGTAGGAATTGGACTACTTGTCCACCGGTAAACCAGTGACCTTCTTACATCCCAACATCAGGCACCATGGAGCAATAGAAGCCACAGCTTCCTGTAGCTATCCAGCATCTTAAGTTACTTAATGTGTTTCTATACTAGAAACACATTTTGATGCTACTTCCTCacttgacagacagacagactagTTGCTACATTGGTTAACCAGATCGCAAAATTCGTAATACACAGTCCACGGGCTagctgctagcatgctaaccttaACAGATATCCCAGCATCCCCCAGGCATGATGTCATAGCTTCATAAAAAAGTGCTGATCAGCATTATAGATATCCAGGGACACTACAGAGAGCATTATTTAAACCCCATCAAGGCAGCTGTGGTGAGGATGAATGCTGTCATGTATGTCCCTGTCCAGACTGTCCCATGTCCCACCCTCTCTGGTGTTCCCTCGTCCACTCCCAAGTAAAACCCCCGTGTGAAACCCATCAGGTAAAGCCTGTTGTTAATGACCTACAGGTGAACGCTCCCAGTGGCCAGGGCAAAGCCAAAGGGGAAAAGAGATCAGGTCAATGTGCTGGAGATGCCCCCGTGTCCAAGAAAGTCAAGACAGGTCGTCCTTAGACCCCCCTCCCACCCCAACCAGAAGATGTAACGAAGTTAACAAAGTACAGTCCATCATTCTTTTACTTTGCTCTCTTCTGCTTTTGTTGGCATTACACTCTCCAGACTTGTAAGCATTGGATCCAGATTTCATTTGAAGCTTGGCATACCTCTAATTGTTTTCACCAACATGccatataaaaacaaacaacaaaacactaattCTCCAAATCAGGCCATTTCTTCCTCTTCATGTTTCTTGGTAATGACTTGTTATTGCACCATGACACCATGTGGAATCTTTCTTTTCGGTGCCATAGTCCACATTTAGGAGCATGCTAACTGTCACTAACATTTCATGATCAAATTGTTATTGAAATCTGTCACCTTTTAAATTAGATAAAAACATTATGTTTTTATCTAATTTAAAAGGTGACAGATTGATTGCAggatgatgcattttttttctccctaacaTTTTGATTTCATGGTTACAGGACATATCTACTGCCAATGAAGAGGAGGTCggcatgacctttgaccccattGTCTTGGAGAACAGTCTTCCCCCACAAGCCAAACAGAAACTATGTAAGGAGCAGAGGAACCTGTCCAAGAAGCAAGAGCTGAAGCCAAagaaacagctgtcagaaagagatgaagaggaggaagaggagaagaggaaaccTGTCAGGTCACAGCATGTAGTTGAGGTCAAAGTTGAAATTAACAGAGCGGCTCAGAAAtcaaaacctaaaccttgttcCAAGCGTAAATCAACCACTCCTCAGAGAGCAAGGAGGAAACTAAGTgctaacacagcagcagaaggctGCGACACCCCCACCGTGCCCAGCTCTCCATCACAAGCCTCCATCATCTCCGACACAGCCGTAGAGGAGCTGTGCGACCTCAGGAACTACTACAGTAAGCAGCTGAAGAGAataaactacatttcccacGAGTACCTAGGGCAGCCTGCAGAGCCAGGTGTGCTGGCTTGTATCAGGGAGCCTCTGAAGAGTCTGCGGCTGCCCCGCAGGGGCACCATTGCCCAGACGGCACGCAGCCTGTGGACGCGCGTCAGCAGCCGGAGAAGGCTAATCCACCGCTAAAGAAAAGACCCAGGCTGAGTTGACTGAGAGGAACACATTACAGGAGGAGCTGTGAGTTTTGGTGGCTGTGATGCCATTCACAGAATATTATTTACATACCTCACCATTTTATGTTGCCACCTCGTGTTTTCACTTCCAAGTCATTTTAAGCTGTACTGTCAGCcatttgtgtttcatttataaaattACCATGAGTTTCTACAAAGCATGTGCTCTGTATATTAGGTGCAGTGTGGCCTTGTTTTATGATGGTGCCTCCTGTCTGTGTTAATTGGAAATGCTCAAAAGTTACTGACCAACAGGCCGACTCACATTAGCTGGAAGCTAATGGCTCATTCTTACTCTACTGGTTTTTATAGTAAAACAAAATACTTGACATGTTTGGCTGAAGATATGAATGTATAGTCACTGTTTCATCACATCTTTGCACTATAGATCTATGaacttttgttgtctttttaacaaaaacatgcccTGATACTGTAAAATAGATAGATGTTGAATGATGTACTATAATGATTTATTTAGAGTCAGGTTCATTAATATTGAaacagttgtactttttttttcttttctcatttggATTCTGTAAAGCATCACATTGAATTAGAAATAAAATACTCGGGGTGTGAGTGAAGCCAAGACattctgctttaattcaaggATTGGGACAAATgtgtggcattaaccattcAGGGATTTTAGACGCACACATTTTCTAATGGAACAGACAAGCAGCTGCAAGTCCAGGTGTGTCCTGTTCCCCTTAAACCGATTAAagtcctgcaggtggttctgagtGGTACCCTTGGCAACTCTTTACATGTTATAatgaaaaatgcacaaaataaatgagagaaacagaaaaaaacagtgagaatGGACTATTAAAATTCTTGAAACCTTTAGAGGAGGTAGGCCTGGTCAGTGTCAAAAGTCTACAGTCAGAGATGGCTTCTCAACTCTCAACTCaactcagctttatttatagagcactttaaaatcaaccctgttggccaaagtgctgtccaccaatacaaaagcatataaaacacatgaagataaaaaaacaataaaaacatagtaaaaacataaaacagtaaaaaagtcAACAtgtcagactgagttaaaagccaaagagaaaaggtttgttttcaaagaggatttaaaagctgcaagagagtcagcctgcctaatgtgcaggggcagattgttccatagtttTGGGGCAGTCACAGTGACTGCGAAAGCACAATCACCTCTggatttcttctttgtttttgggATTGCtaaaagagactgatctgccgacctgagagagcgtgagggagtgtatggctgaaACAGGTAggacagatactgtggggcgaggccattaagacatttaaaaacaaaaaaataaattttaaaatcaatcctaaaatgcactgggagccaatgaatggaagctaaaaccggagtgatgtgctcaaattttttggtacctgttaaaagtcgggctgcagcgttttgaattaattgaagacgagacagcagcgtctggctgagcccaacataaagtgcattacagtagtcaagtctacatgagataaaagcatggattaaaACCTCAAAGTGATGTCTTGATAAAAATGGCTTAACTTTAGCTAGTTAAGAAAAGATGGACTTGACAACTGATTTGATCTGCACATTTCAGACCACTGTCCATTTTTACCCCCATATTTGTGGATGTTTGTGTCACATATTGCCTCAGAGGACCCAGATCCACATGCATTTTGGAGGCATCACAAGGGTCGAACAACATGACTTCAGTTTTTTCGTCATTCAGGCTGAGAAAGTTCAATGACATCCATGCCTTAATCTCTGCAATACAGtctcatgtacagtatgtgaatACAGAGGCTTAACAACAACGTCACACTCAAGAACACAAAAGACTGTTTACACTTTAACAGAAAACTGCTAAAAAACCCTGCCTAGTTCCGCAATAagattatttaaattaataaaacCATCACAAACTTGCGCCAGGCCCAGCTCATCTTTTCCTGCATTTGGTGTGCAGTGCCCCCTcctgtcttttgtttgttcctGCAGCCTCTTTCTCTTCCCCTCCTTTGAGGCTGCTGGGATTCAGATATCACATTTAAtgatgctcccactaatgaGCCGAATCTGTATAAACTGTCCTCCTTTTTGTCCTAGATTGAACTTTTGACACCACCAATAGTAATAATAAGATTGACTGTGTAAGGACTTTAAAAATAACCAAACCCGTAGCAGGAGAGGCAACATCTGACACAGATGATGCAACATCACAGATAGAATCGGTGAGTGTGCTCTTGAGGCAGGCAGAGATGTAAGTGTGTTATCAGATGTTCTTCAAAGTGCTTATTAAAAACACTCTGGGGAGACTGTTTGCTCCTACTTTCTTTGAAGCAGATTCTAAAATCCATCTCATTAGTTATTCATTGAAGCTGCATGCTGAATGCATCACCTACTTTAAATACAGTTTAGGGAATTGCATTGTTGTGAGTGAGTGACTATGAGTTAGAAAAGAGGCATGAAAAGCAATTAAAGATGACGCGTGTGGAAAGTTAGCTACACATGGGCTAACtcatatttatgtaaataaGATCACAggtgaataaataaaattaaagcagATGCACTTATATGTCTGTGTCAAAGGAACTTTCTGCTGCACGGGTCAGGTAGGAATGTCGAAAGACTTTGCAAGCATGCGTGCCTTTTTTCAAATTTCGTATCATCTCTGGTTTAGGAAAGTTTTGctttactgtttactgtttctttttatgtttaaaagccttattattttacttcctgttgtttctgtccattctgattggctgtcccACCCTTATTGTTTACACATGACCTGTCATTAGTTCTTGTATTTATACTACTCTGCTCCACCTTTTAAGGCAACCTGGTCACTAATTTTCccactcctctttgcagatcCTCTCCAAGTCATTAATGTTTGGTGTTTGTCCTCCTCCAAACATGGCGAGTTAAGTCTGGAAATACACACCTGTTTTATGTTGAtggagattctcagtcatccaggtcatcatacgtagagaagattgaagcaaggtgtctggaatTGTAGAgttaaaactctacaagtccagacaccgtGCTTCATTCTTCTCTACGTGTACACCGTTTTTGTCGAATTAAAATTGTAATAATTTGCTTATAGGACTCGCTTATGTTAACGTGATGGTGTGCCACAGGGGTCTATCTTTGATCCATTGCTGTTTagtcaattcagttcaattaaattttatttatatagcgcatcagaattgtctcaaggtgctttacagagacctagagcctgaacccccttataGGCAACAGTGGCAAAAAACTCCCTTTTGGGA
This region of Parambassis ranga chromosome 2, fParRan2.1, whole genome shotgun sequence genomic DNA includes:
- the recql gene encoding ATP-dependent DNA helicase Q1 isoform X1 gives rise to the protein MDVGGVGTNDVQAELDSVEAELELVELQITELLQKQAELNSRKTTLLQQLEEACSAAQPSSSSSSSSSKSSVTKTTMSKEEMQRYDGTDFPWSKEVEQHLKNPFSLCKFRPLQVRAINLTMSGRDLFLVMPTGRGKSLCYQLPAVCSKGFTLVVTPLLSLMEDQIMFLKSINVSAVMLNASSSKEHSKTIMAGMTDSNSPFKLLYVTPEKIAKSKMLMSRLEKAYNANLLSRIAVDEVHCCSQWGHDFRPDYKLLGILKRQFPKVPLLGLTATATSSVLKDCDKILCVQEPITLTASFNRTNLYYEVRIKDADNDASIGDIVSLIKTRYTDQSGIVYVFSQKDAESVSAELQKRDIQAYPYHGNMNPEDKSRVHRKWTTNKIQVVVATVAFGMGIDKPDVRFVIHHTISKSIENYYQESGRAGRDDHPADCIVYFGFSDIFRISTMVVMENVGQKKLLQMVDYCQNVDRCRRSLMAVHFDEVWDDKGCSQMCDTCRHGQEYATVDINQHAREVVQILELAASMDEKLTPLKLVEAWMGKGPAKHRKMMKTTTLSRTQAEAVIVRLLLQGYLREDFSFTPYTTYFYLKLGPKAPLLKNQAHTLSMKMRMLTSAAGDISTANEEEVGMTFDPIVLENSLPPQAKQKLCKEQRNLSKKQELKPKKQLSERDEEEEEEKRKPVRSQHVVEVKVEINRAAQKSKPKPCSKRKSTTPQRARRKLSANTAAEGCDTPTVPSSPSQASIISDTAVEELCDLRNYYSKQLKRINYISHEYLGQPAEPGVLACIREPLKSLRLPRRGTIAQTARSLWTRVSSRRRLIHR